One genomic window of Verrucomicrobiia bacterium includes the following:
- a CDS encoding GNAT family N-acetyltransferase: MRALLTWVRRKFAYTDLDRELNPPLLIPINFRACEEKDYPRLMALYRLVSAGRFPEGDEKAFAAHLRQPENGMIVAEIQGKIIACSGLLRLGPNIYTLCYGLVHPDYQKDRIGTTMTLLRVGRTGIGKPDTMNHLLIFALPASLTFYRRFGFQDQGKWLASDDKEYPFAALSYTSYIARHIDSILQWREVRIRGNYKVPLSRTMEASLGTDGLGRESYQIDTISPALSEEPVQAV, translated from the coding sequence ATGCGCGCATTGCTTACATGGGTCCGCCGCAAGTTCGCTTACACGGACTTGGATCGCGAGTTGAACCCTCCCCTGCTCATTCCCATCAATTTCCGTGCTTGCGAAGAAAAAGATTACCCTCGCCTCATGGCCCTCTACCGGCTGGTCTCTGCAGGACGCTTTCCAGAAGGTGACGAAAAAGCCTTCGCCGCCCATCTGCGTCAGCCGGAAAACGGTATGATTGTCGCGGAAATACAGGGTAAAATCATTGCCTGCTCCGGGCTGCTAAGACTTGGCCCGAACATCTACACCCTCTGCTACGGCTTGGTGCATCCTGATTACCAAAAGGATCGCATCGGCACCACTATGACTTTGCTACGTGTGGGCAGGACCGGGATAGGCAAACCCGATACGATGAATCATCTCCTCATCTTCGCCTTGCCTGCCTCGCTCACCTTCTACCGCCGTTTTGGCTTTCAGGACCAAGGCAAATGGCTCGCCTCTGATGACAAGGAGTATCCTTTCGCCGCGCTTTCCTACACCTCCTACATCGCCCGCCATATCGATTCCATTCTCCAATGGCGGGAAGTCCGCATCCGCGGCAACTACAAAGTGCCCCTGAGCCGCACTATGGAAGCCAGCCTCGGCACTGACGGTCTCGGCCGCGAATCCTATCAGATCGACACCATTTCCCCCGCGCTCAGCGAAGAACCCGTCCAAGCGGTTTAG